In one Watersipora subatra chromosome 6, tzWatSuba1.1, whole genome shotgun sequence genomic region, the following are encoded:
- the LOC137398361 gene encoding uncharacterized protein: MSVVRAILNGCGFQCLVDTGSERTLVSPQVLTGSTRLRPSHPLLTADCKASHVKGQCRVVVGVQGHCFGVTALVMDKLCNLGVDCLLGGDVIDHMGGVTVRRGSDAKYSVRWGKPYQNGCCGVPAGQDTGAGCACGVARVAPLSGLGGDLVSLRVDDPDFVATFAQGRWTVSWRWSGESPKGLQTRVAEYKCTRAPNLHERYCAEIESWISKGWLKRWSRPIEGIIPLLAVFQPTKDKVRPVMDYRELNAFVESHTGGDAVAVCGEKIRKWRQLRGRLGVVDLKSAYLQIHVSEDLWKYQVVKYKGVPYALTRLGFGLSCAPRIMTKILGKVLSLDERVRRGTDHYIDDIVVQESVLGVEELRKHLAKYGLATKEPEGLDGGRLLGISLKGNARGHLQMSRGTALSEIHLEPAGLTKRELFSFCGRLVGHYPVAGWLRPYCSFLKRLGCNGAWDAPVEKEVRSLASELYTRVCQEDPVRGPWHVRPDGSVVVWTDASSLGLGVAIEVDGSIVEDASWLRKESDHSHINVAELEAVGRGVNLAIAWGFKTFTLAVDSLTVVSWMSNTIDGRNRVRTKGAAEMLVKRRLGVIRDTITEYGLSVTMRLVPTVENKADRMTRVPKKWLGHRGMSGGEAESMAAAIFTGETLGDAVWAAHLPHHLGVERTLYLAQQVRSDLTREQVKRELAGCEACQRVDPAPRGENLVETGSLAVEGNWCRVAIDVTHYGGQVFLSMVDCGPSRFAIWRRLPSETAAHIVAQLRTIVIERGPCDELLMDNSMAFRSATVAQFADEWGISLRFRAAYAPSGNGIVERNHRTIKRIAERGRISPEEATFWYNVTPRKGTDGGSVPSNNLYRYSWRVPFDVNLRGLDEVSQGKFAVGDEVWVKPSTPSRTRQWAPGVITGVVSKHNVCVDGMPRHVRDVRKRRFGTDRSRENGIRELAEDGRPNLDRLRGSAAPPPPQLHPCEVAEVSEGDVEDGPQTAEDEVQNMDGEPQTAGVPSGDLDPDEPELQPLMLRRSQRERRRPQYLDDYEG, encoded by the coding sequence ATGTCGGTCGTTCGAGCAATTCTGAATGGTTGCGGTTTTCAGTGTCTGGTTGACACTGGAAGCGAGAGGACTCTGGTAAGTCCGCAGGTGTTGACAGGCTCAACCCGACTTAGGCCGAGCCACCCGCTGTTGACAGCGGATTGTAAGGCGTCTCATGTGAAGGGTCAGTGTCGGGTGGTCGTCGGTGTACAGGGACACTGTTTCGGTGTTACGGCACTCGTTATGGACAAGCTGTGCAATCTTGGGGTTGACTGCTTGCTGGGTGGCGACGTCATTGACCACATGGGAGGTGTCACTGTCCGTAGAGGAAGTGATGCGAAGTATTCGGTCAGGTGGGGGAAACCCTATCAGAATGGATGCTGTGGAGTACCTGCTGGGCAGGATACTGGGGCTGGCTGCGCATGCGGGGTGGCAAGGGTGGCACCGTTGTCGGGGTTGGGTGGTGATCTGGTGTCACTGCGAGTCGACGACCCCGATTTTGTTGCCACTTTTGCCCAAGGCCGATGGACCGTTAGCTGGCGGTGGTCCGGGGAATCTCCGAAAGGATTGCAGACCCGGGTCGCGGAGTACAAGTGTACTCGGGCACCTAACCTGCATGAGCGGTACTGTGCTGAAATTGAGAGCTGGATCTCAAAAGGTTGGTTGAAAAGGTGGAGTCGGCCCATTGAGGGTATTATCCCCCTTTTGGCTGTGTTCCAACCAACGAAGGACAAAGTGCGACCGGTCATGGACTACCGTGAGCTGAACGCGTTTGTCGAGAGTCACACGGGAGGTGACGCGGTCGCTGTGTGCGGCGAGAAAATCCGGAAGTGGAGACAGTTGCGTGGCAGACTTGGGGTAGTTGACCTCAAGTCCGCGTACCTACAAATCCATGTTTCGGAGGACCTGTGGAAATACCAGGTCGTGAAGTATAAGGGGGTCCCTTATGCGCTGACACGTTTAGGCTTCGGGCTTTCGTGTGCTCCTaggatcatgaccaaaatccTAGGCAAGGTTCTTTCGCTCGACGAGCGGGTCCGACGAGGGACTGACCACTATATCGACGATATAGTGGTGCAGGAGTCTGTGCTTGGCGTGGAGGAGCTGAGGAAGCACCTTGCTAAGTATGGACTGGCGACGAAAGAGCCGGAGGGCCTTGATGGCGGTCGGTTGTTGGGCATCTCTCTAAAGGGAAATGCTCGTGGACATTTGCAGATGTCGAGGGGAACTGCACTCTCCGAAATTCATCTTGAGCCAGCTGGGCTGACTAAGAGAGAGCTTTTCTCGTTTTGTGGCCGACTTGTCGGTCATTACCCAGTGGCTGGGTGGTTGCGGCCCTATTGCAGCTTCTTGAAGCGGCTGGGATGCAACGGAGCCTGGGATGCCCCTGTTGAAAAAGAGGTCCGCTCGCTAGCTAGTGAGCTTTACACAAGGGTATGTCAGGAGGACCCTGTTAGGGGTCCGTGGCACGTAAGACCGGACGGTTCGGTCGTTGTGTGGACAGATGCTAGCTCTCTGGGCCTCGGTGTGGCAATCGAGGTTGATGGCAGCATTGTTGAGGATGCGTCGTGGCTGAGGAAGGAGTCAGACCATTCACACATCAATGTTGCCGAATTGGAAGCTGTGGGACGAGGTGTTAACCTGGCTATTGCGTGGGGGTTCAAGACCTTCACCTTGGCGGTTGACTCTCTCACAGTTGTCAGTTGGATGTCAAATACAATTGACGGGCGCAATCGTGTTCGCACGAAAGGTGCTGCAGAGATGCTGGTGAAGCGTCGGCTGGGGGTGATCCGTGATACGATCACCGAGTACGGCTTATCGGTCACTATGCGTCTTGTACCTACTGTGGAGAACAAGGCGGATAGGATGACGAGGGTGCCCAAGAAGTGGCTCGGGCATCGTGGGATGAGTGGAGGCGAGGCCGAGAGCATGGCTGCTGCCATCTTCACCGGCGAGACCCTCGGGGATGCTGTGTGGGCGGCTCATTTGCCTCACCATCTGGGTGTCGAGAGAACACTGTACCTTGCTCAGCAAGTACGCAGTGACTTGACACGGGAGCAGGTCAAACGCGAGCTGGCTGGCTGTGAGGCCTGTCAGCGCGTTGACCCGGCTCCGAGAGGTGAGAACCTCGTGGAAACAGGCAGCTTGGCTGTCGAGGGGAACTGGTGCCGGGTGGCCATAGACGTGACTCACTATGGCGGCCAGGTGTTCCTGTCCATGGTTGATTGCGGGCCGTCACGTTTCGCTATCTGGCGCCGCTTGCCAAGTGAGACGGCAGCGCACATCGTGGCTCAGTTACGCACGATCGTAATTGAGCGAGGGCCGTGTGACGAATTGTTAATGGACAATTCCATGGCGTTTAGGTCAGCAACTGTTGCACAGTTCGCTGACGAGTGGGGGATTTCTCTGAGATTTCGTGCCGCTTACGCCCCGAGTGGCAACGGAATCGTTGAGAGGAATCACCGGACAATCAAGAGGATTGCCGAGAGGGGAAGAATTAGCCCCGAGGAGGCGACGTTCTGGTATAATGTCACGCCTCGCAAGGGTACAGATGGGGGTTCGGTACCCTCGAATAATCTGTATCGATACTCATGGCGAGTGCCTTTTGACGTCAATCTACGTGGGTTAGATGAGGTCAGTCAGGGCAAGTTTGCTGTCGGCGATGAGGTGTGGGTGAAACCCTCGACTCCTTCGCGCACTAGGCAGTGGGCACCGGGAGTGATTACCGGAGTCGTTTCAAAGCACAACGTGTGCGTGGATGGCATGCCGAGGCATGTGAGGGATGTCCGCAAACGGCGGTTTGGCACTGACCGTAGTAGGGAAAACGGCATCCGTGAACTGGCCGAAGACGGCCGGCCTAATCTAGATAGATTACGCGGTTCTGCTGCTCCCCCACCGCCTCAGCTGCATCCCTGTGAGGTGGCTGAGGTCTCGGAGGGGGATGTGGAGGACGGTCCTCAGACTGCTGAGGATGAAGTTCAAAACATGGATGGTGAGCCTCAGACTGCTGGGGTTCCGTCCGGGGATTTAGATCCTGATGAACCTGAGCTTCAACCGTTAATGCTCAGGCGGTCGCAGCGAGAGCGACGGCGTCCCCAGTATTTGGATGACTATGAGGGATAG